The genomic region AAGCGGCGCATTGGCGTGAAGCGGAGCTGCCGGATGCCTGGCCGGATAGGCTCAGTTGGCGTCAGCCCGGCGGTTTGCTGCGGCTGTTCTGGGGCTTGCTGCGCGGTCAGACCCGCCGGCTGCAAATGCCGGAAGCCTTGCAGGCGATGACGGCCGATTTTCCGAAGTATCTATTTCAGGAATTCCACCATTTGCCGAACGGCAATTATTCGAAACGCATTGCCAGCGGTTATGCCCGCTCGTTTGACCATGTCATGCTCGGCGAGCTGCGCCGGGCCCGGCAGGCCTTGGCAGACAAGCTGAAAGACTGCTCGCGCGTGCTCGATCTCGGCGCCGGGGGCGGCCATTTGTCCGGTAGCCTGCTGCAGGTCGGCATCCCTGAAGTGTGGGGCTTGGAGCCGTCTCCTTATCTATTGCAATTGGCGGCGCGGCAACACCCGAATCTGAAGCTCAAACATGGCGTCGCCGAACAGACCGGTTTTGCCGATACCAGCTTCGACGCGCTGGCTGCTTGTTTCGTGTTTCATGAAATTCCGCCACGGCATGGCGACAAGGTGCTGATGGAAGCGCAGCGCATACTGAGACCGAACGGCATGCTGGCCTGGATCGAGCCATCACCAACCCAGCTTGAGCTGCCGCTGAAAACGGTGTTGCGACGCTTTGGTTGGCGCGGCTGGTATTTCCGGCTGATGGCCCAGCGCATGCACGAACCCTTCGTCGCGGCTTGGCATCAGCGCGAGAAATCCAGTTGGCTTGCGCAACATGGCTTCGAGCTTTTGGAACTACATGACCAAATGCCTTGGCAGCGGGTCATTGCCCGAAAAATTTGCTGACAAAAGCCAAGCAAAAAATAAGTTGTTTGATAGAGGCGCTGCCGTTAGCATTGCCCATCCGAAAAAATCCTGGTCAAAATTTGTTCGAACCGGGGCTCCACGGCCGTGACGCCGGGCCTCAGCGGGCAAACGATCTACCGTCCACGACGGTGTTGAGGACGGTTGTTTCAGTTCAGTATATGCAGCGATTGAATTATTACTGGCGGGTGCTGGCCACCGGCTGGTGTTTCCTCAGTTTCAGCGTGGGCGGTCTGCTGCTGACAGTGACCGCCTTTCCGTTCATACGGATATTCGAACGCGATCCGATCAAGCGCCGCGACAAAATTCAGCTGGTCATTCATAACGCGTTTCGTTTTTTTATCGGACAAATGAAATTTCTCGGCGTCATGTCAGTGGAGCTGCACAACGCTGAAAAGCTGCGCCACGCCGGCGGTGTGCTGGTGCTGGCCAATCATCCAACGCTGATTGATGTGGTGTTGATGATCAGCCTGATGCCGCGCGCCGATTGCATTGTCAAGGAAAGCCTCTGGCAACACAAAGGATTTGGCGGCGTCATTCGCGCCGCGGGTTACATTCCCAATCGCAATGCTGAACAACTGGTGCGCGATTGTGATGCGGTGCTGGCGACCCAGCGACCGCTGATTATTTTTCCGGAAGGCACGCGCACGACGCCGGGCCAACCGATGAGTTTCCAACGTGGCGCGTCACATATCGCGCTGCATTCCAAAGCGCCGATCCTGCCGGTGGTGTTGACCTGCAACCCGCCGTCACTGACCAAGGACAAGCGCTGGTACCAAATTCCGGAGCGACGTTTTCACGTTCGCCTGGAAGTCAAACCGAGCTGCTCCGCGGCGGATTTCCTGCCTGAAATGCTGGAAAAGCCGCTTGCCGCTCGACAGTTAACACGTTCGCTGCAGCAGTACTTTGCGAAGGAAGTAATGGCCCCATGAATACCTTAGAACTTGAATTGAAACACCTGATCATTGACACGCTGGCGCTCGAAGACATGACGCCGGAAGACATCGACAGCGAAGCGCCGCTGTTTGTCGACGGACTGGGGCTGGACTCGATTGACGCGCTGGAACTTGGCGTTGCGATTCAGAAAAAATACCAGGTCAAACTCGACGCCAGCAACAGCCAGAACAAAGAGCATTTCCGCTCGGTGGCCAATCTGTCGAAGTTCATCGCTTCGCATCGGGCGGCGCAGTAAGGGGGCGAGATCATGAATACCGAAAATGAAATTCTGGCGACGCTGAAAACCATTCTGCAGGAAACTTTTGAAGTCGATCCGTCCGAGGTCACGCTCGACAGCAACCTGTATCAGGATCTGGATCTGGACAGCATCGACGCTGTCGATCTGGTGATCAAATTGCAGGAAATCACCGGCAAGAAAATCAAGCCGGAAGAGTTCAAGCAAGTCCGTACCGTCGGTGATGTTGTGCGCACCGTACACGGTTTGATGCTGGCAGCCTGAGCGCGTGTTTCGTGCGCTGATCACGCTGCTGCTGCTCGCTTATCCGGTCGCTGTTTATTTCGGTTTGCAATGGTTGTCAGTGCGCCATGTCGCGCTGGTGATCATCGTATTGCTGCTATTGCGCATGACCTGGATGCGCCAGTTACGCGTATTGCAAGGTTTGCAGTGGCCGGTGCTCGGTGGCGTGGCGCTGGTCGTCTTGGCATTGCTGTTTGACAGCAAGCTGGCGCTGAAATTGTATCCGGCGATGGTCAATACCGTGCTGCTCGGTTGGTTTTTGCTGACGCTCTATCAAGGTCCGCCGGCAATCGAACGTTTCGCGCGCTTACAAGATCCGGATCTCGCCGAATCCGGCGTCCGTTATACCCGCACCGTCACCAAAGTCTGGTGCGGATTTTTTATTTTGAACGGCGGCATCGCGCTCGCCACCGCACTGCTTGGCAGTGACTTTTGGTGGATGCTGTACAACGGCCTGATTGCTTATGTGCTGATGGGCGTATTGTTTGCCGGTGAATGGCTGGTGCGGCAAAAAATTCGTCAGCGCAATGCTCAATCATGATCTCGTTAACCGAATTATTACTGGCCCCGATGCCGGCAACGCGAACTATCGCGTTTAGCCAGAATAAATCGATTTCCGC from Permianibacter aggregans harbors:
- a CDS encoding class I SAM-dependent methyltransferase, whose translation is MNDTAMINAAMPADEAAHWREAELPDAWPDRLSWRQPGGLLRLFWGLLRGQTRRLQMPEALQAMTADFPKYLFQEFHHLPNGNYSKRIASGYARSFDHVMLGELRRARQALADKLKDCSRVLDLGAGGGHLSGSLLQVGIPEVWGLEPSPYLLQLAARQHPNLKLKHGVAEQTGFADTSFDALAACFVFHEIPPRHGDKVLMEAQRILRPNGMLAWIEPSPTQLELPLKTVLRRFGWRGWYFRLMAQRMHEPFVAAWHQREKSSWLAQHGFELLELHDQMPWQRVIARKIC
- a CDS encoding lysophospholipid acyltransferase family protein; this translates as MQRLNYYWRVLATGWCFLSFSVGGLLLTVTAFPFIRIFERDPIKRRDKIQLVIHNAFRFFIGQMKFLGVMSVELHNAEKLRHAGGVLVLANHPTLIDVVLMISLMPRADCIVKESLWQHKGFGGVIRAAGYIPNRNAEQLVRDCDAVLATQRPLIIFPEGTRTTPGQPMSFQRGASHIALHSKAPILPVVLTCNPPSLTKDKRWYQIPERRFHVRLEVKPSCSAADFLPEMLEKPLAARQLTRSLQQYFAKEVMAP
- a CDS encoding phosphopantetheine-binding protein, with the translated sequence MNTLELELKHLIIDTLALEDMTPEDIDSEAPLFVDGLGLDSIDALELGVAIQKKYQVKLDASNSQNKEHFRSVANLSKFIASHRAAQ
- a CDS encoding acyl carrier protein; translated protein: MNTENEILATLKTILQETFEVDPSEVTLDSNLYQDLDLDSIDAVDLVIKLQEITGKKIKPEEFKQVRTVGDVVRTVHGLMLAA
- a CDS encoding COG4648 family protein yields the protein MFRALITLLLLAYPVAVYFGLQWLSVRHVALVIIVLLLLRMTWMRQLRVLQGLQWPVLGGVALVVLALLFDSKLALKLYPAMVNTVLLGWFLLTLYQGPPAIERFARLQDPDLAESGVRYTRTVTKVWCGFFILNGGIALATALLGSDFWWMLYNGLIAYVLMGVLFAGEWLVRQKIRQRNAQS